A genomic segment from Nicotiana tabacum cultivar K326 chromosome 7, ASM71507v2, whole genome shotgun sequence encodes:
- the LOC142162034 gene encoding uncharacterized protein LOC142162034 → MENGYNSVCYWRFTIDIVERFLVIQWKFAEKPQVYYHNDDYFVIQFKNIEERDEVLLSGPNTINNRPVIMKEWSTEFNFKNEVLKTIPIWMKFPKLPLSYWGEKSLSKISSGLGTPVYADECTTNIAHISYARVLIEMNITRPLPKSIAVQDPKGGKQPVQGQRRKHVKPMQIWRRSDQVKISDKKNEQIQKTNGQAIGGKDVENNGQVNETVAQAEGWIMGRIWLLWDPKVAVVKKISVHSQYIQAEINCAANAMTFYFTVVYGLHTVQDGKELWRKLRDIESIQQEPWLVMGDFNVILEVEDRVHGNVVQDHEIRDFREFVEDAGMTNLKAIGRSFTWTNSNVFSKIDRALVNGEWMNKMHHIQVYVLDSYFSDHSHLCVELERQQKATTRPFRFLNCLADDPNFGKIVTDNWQINTNALYMKNVWFKLKQTSNERPECEGVF, encoded by the exons atggaaaatggttATAATTCTGTATGTTATTGGAGATTCACCATCGATATAGTGGAGAGATTTTTAGTAATACAGTGGAAGTTTGCAGAGAAGCCCCAAGTTTACTACCATAATGATGATTACTTTGTCATTCAATTCAAAAACATAGAAGAAAGAGATGAGGTGCTGTTATCAGGCCCAAACACAATTAATAATAGACCCGTGATAATGAAGGAATGGTCGAcagaatttaattttaaaaatgaagTGCTTAAAACCATACCAATTTGGATGAAGTTTCCTAAACTTCCTCTAAGTTACTGGGGTGAGAAGTCGCTAAGTAAAATCAGTAGTGGTTTAGGTACCCCTGTATATGCTGATGAGTGCACCACCAATATTGCACACATATCATATGCAAGGGTCCTTATTGAAATGAATATTACTAGACCACTTCCTAAGAGCATTGCTGTACAAGACCCTAAGGGAGGG AAGCAACCAGTACAAGGCCAAAGAAGAAAACATGTAAAGCCTATGCAAATTTGGAGGAGAAGTGATCAAGTGAAGATAAGTGACAAAAAGAATGAGCAGATACAAAAAACAAATGGGCAAGCAATTGGTGGAAAAGATGTTGAGAACAATGGGCAGGTCAATGAAACAGTAGCACAAGCAGAAGGATGGATAATG GGGAGAATATGGTTATTATGGGATCCAAAAGTTGCTGTAGTGAAGAAAATTAGTGTACATAGTCAATACATACAAGCTGAAATCAACTGTGCTGCCAATGCaatgacattttattttactGTTGTTTATGGCCTCCATACAGTGCAAGATGGGAAGGAATTATGGAGAAAGCTTAGAGATATAGAAAGCATACAACAAGAACCATGGCTCGTAATGGGAGACTTCAATGTTATACTTGAGGTAGAGGACAGGGTACATGGCAATGTGGTGCAAGACCATGAGATAAGAGATTTTAGAGAATTTGTAGAAGATGCTGGTATGACTAATCTAAAGGCAATAGGAAGGTCATTCACATGGACTAATAGTAATGTTTTTAGCAAAATTGATAGGGCATTAGTAAATGGAGAATGGATGAACAAGATGCATCATATTCAAGTTTATGTTCTAGACTCATATTTTTCTGATCACTCACATTTATGTGTTGAATTGGAAAGACAACAGAAGGCAACAACTAGGCCATTCAGATTTTTGAATTGTTTGGCTGATGATCCTAATTTTGGAAAGATAGTAACAGATAATTGGCAGATAAATACCAATGCGCTATACATGAAAAACGTATGGTTTAAGCTGAAGCAAACAAGCAATGAAAGGCCTGAATGCGAAGGAGTTTTCTAG